A DNA window from Sulfitobacter sp. BSw21498 contains the following coding sequences:
- a CDS encoding 6,7-dimethyl-8-ribityllumazine synthase — MTMTHTRYAFVKARWHADIVDRAYDGFAESIPASQIDVVDVPGAFEMPLMAQTLAKSGKYDAIICAAFVVDGGIYRHDFVAAAVVDGLMRVGLDTGVPVLSVSLTPHHYQETDHHNAIYRAHFVEKGREAASAALGIVAARQLLDA, encoded by the coding sequence ATCACTATGACACACACCCGCTACGCCTTTGTAAAAGCACGCTGGCACGCCGATATTGTGGACCGCGCTTATGACGGGTTTGCAGAATCCATCCCCGCCAGCCAGATCGACGTGGTCGATGTCCCCGGCGCGTTCGAGATGCCGCTGATGGCACAGACCCTCGCCAAATCCGGCAAGTATGATGCAATCATCTGCGCCGCCTTTGTGGTTGATGGCGGCATCTACCGTCATGATTTCGTGGCTGCAGCCGTGGTCGACGGGCTGATGCGCGTGGGCCTTGATACGGGCGTGCCTGTGCTATCCGTGTCCCTGACGCCGCATCACTATCAGGAAACCGACCACCACAATGCGATCTATCGCGCGCATTTCGTCGAAAAGGGCCGCGAGGCAGCTTCGGCGGCGCTTGGCATTGTGGCAGCGCGGCAATTGCTCGACGCCTGA
- the dxs gene encoding 1-deoxy-D-xylulose-5-phosphate synthase yields MTDRPDTPLLDRVNRPADLKNFSDAELVKLSHELRAETISAVSETGGHLGAGLGVVELTVAIHSVFDTPKDKLIWDVSHQCYPHKILTERRDRIRTLRMKDGLSGFTKRSESPYDPFGAAHSSTSISAALGFTVARDLGGNVPEGLGDAIAVIGDGSMSAGMAYEAMNNAGHLKKRMFVILNDNEMSIAPPVGAMSTYLSRLYAEEPFQDFKAAAKGAVSMLPGPFREGAKRAKDMLKGMAVGGTLFEQLGFSYLGPIDGHDLNQLLPVLRTVKARATGPVLIHVITKKGKGYGPAEAARDKGHATAKFNVLTGEQKKAPSNAPSYTRVFADSLIAEAANDDKICAVTAAMPDGTGLNLFAERYPSRCFDVGIAEQHGVTFSAGLAAGGMKPFCTMYSTFLQRGYDQVVHDVAIQRLPVRFAIDRAGLVGADGATHAGAFDVAFLANLPGFVVMAAADEAELVHMVATAAAYDYGPIAFRFPRGEGAGVTMPERGVPLEIGKGRIIAQGKRVALLSFGTRLSEVEKAAEALRAKGITPTIADARFAKPLDRDMILSLAADHEALITIEEGAVGGFGSHVAQLLADEGVFDEGLKYRSMVLPDTFIDQASPADMYAVAGMNAEHIEAKVLDVLGIARIGAQRA; encoded by the coding sequence ATGACCGATAGACCCGATACGCCCCTTTTGGACCGTGTAAACCGCCCTGCCGATCTGAAGAATTTCTCGGACGCAGAGCTGGTGAAACTGTCCCATGAACTGCGGGCAGAGACGATTTCTGCCGTGTCCGAGACGGGCGGCCATCTGGGCGCGGGTCTGGGGGTGGTTGAACTGACGGTCGCGATCCATTCGGTGTTCGATACACCCAAGGACAAGCTGATCTGGGACGTAAGCCACCAGTGCTACCCGCATAAAATCCTGACCGAACGCCGCGACCGCATCCGCACCCTGCGGATGAAGGACGGGTTGAGCGGTTTTACCAAACGCAGTGAATCACCCTACGATCCCTTCGGTGCGGCGCATTCGTCGACCTCTATCAGCGCGGCTCTTGGCTTTACGGTGGCGCGTGATCTGGGGGGCAATGTGCCCGAAGGTCTGGGCGATGCGATTGCGGTGATTGGCGATGGGTCCATGTCGGCAGGCATGGCCTATGAAGCGATGAACAACGCGGGCCATTTGAAAAAGCGGATGTTCGTTATTCTGAACGACAACGAAATGTCGATCGCGCCGCCTGTGGGGGCGATGTCCACATACCTCAGCCGTTTGTACGCCGAAGAACCGTTTCAGGACTTCAAGGCCGCAGCCAAGGGTGCGGTCAGCATGTTGCCTGGCCCGTTCCGCGAGGGGGCCAAGCGCGCCAAGGATATGCTCAAGGGCATGGCCGTGGGCGGGACGTTGTTCGAACAGCTTGGGTTTTCCTATCTCGGGCCGATTGACGGGCATGACCTGAACCAATTGCTGCCCGTGTTGCGCACGGTCAAGGCACGGGCGACGGGGCCGGTGTTGATCCATGTGATCACCAAAAAGGGCAAGGGCTATGGCCCCGCCGAAGCCGCCCGCGATAAAGGCCACGCGACCGCCAAGTTCAATGTGCTGACAGGCGAGCAAAAGAAAGCGCCGTCGAACGCGCCAAGCTATACCCGCGTCTTTGCGGACAGCCTGATTGCCGAAGCGGCGAACGACGACAAGATTTGCGCCGTGACCGCCGCGATGCCGGACGGGACGGGGCTCAACCTTTTTGCTGAACGCTATCCCAGCCGGTGCTTTGACGTGGGCATTGCGGAACAGCACGGGGTGACATTCTCTGCCGGATTGGCGGCGGGCGGAATGAAGCCGTTTTGCACGATGTATTCAACGTTCCTGCAGCGCGGCTACGATCAGGTGGTGCATGACGTGGCGATCCAGCGTTTGCCGGTGCGGTTTGCGATTGATCGCGCGGGACTGGTCGGGGCCGACGGGGCCACCCATGCGGGTGCGTTTGATGTGGCGTTTTTGGCGAACCTGCCCGGTTTCGTCGTGATGGCCGCCGCGGACGAGGCAGAGCTGGTGCATATGGTCGCGACGGCTGCGGCCTATGACTATGGCCCGATTGCCTTCCGTTTCCCACGGGGCGAAGGCGCGGGCGTGACGATGCCAGAACGCGGTGTGCCGTTGGAGATCGGCAAAGGGCGCATCATCGCCCAAGGCAAGCGCGTGGCGCTGCTGTCCTTTGGGACGCGCCTGTCCGAGGTGGAAAAAGCCGCCGAGGCGCTGCGGGCCAAGGGGATCACGCCCACCATCGCCGACGCACGCTTTGCCAAGCCGCTGGACCGCGACATGATCCTGTCGTTGGCGGCCGACCACGAGGCGCTGATCACCATCGAAGAAGGGGCCGTGGGCGGTTTTGGCAGCCATGTGGCGCAGCTTCTGGCGGATGAGGGCGTGTTCGACGAGGGGCTGAAGTACCGGTCGATGGTATTGCCCGATACCTTTATCGATCAGGCAAGCCCTGCCGATATGTACGCGGTCGCGGGGATGAACGCCGAACACATCGAAGCCAAAGTGTTGGATGTTCTGGGCATTGCCAGAATCGGGGCGCAGCGGGCCTGA